One Meriones unguiculatus strain TT.TT164.6M chromosome 5, Bangor_MerUng_6.1, whole genome shotgun sequence DNA segment encodes these proteins:
- the Hebp1 gene encoding heme-binding protein 1: MLGMIRNSLFGSVETWPWQVLSTGAKEEVSYEERACEGGKFATVEVTDKPVDEALREAMPKIMKYVGGTNDKGIGMGMTVPISFAVFPNEDGSLQKKLKVWFRIPNQFQSSPPVPGDESVKIEERAAITVYSTQFGGYAKEADYVAHASQLRTALEGTPATYQGDVYYCTGYDPPMKPYGRRNEVWLVKT, translated from the exons ATGTTGGGCATGATCAGGAACTCACTGTTCGGGAGCGTGGAGACGTGGCCTTGGCAggttctgagcacaggggccaAG GAAGAAGTCTCCTATGAGGAAAGAGCCTGTGAAGGGGGCAAGTTTGCCACTGTGGAGGTGACAGACAAGCCCGTGGATGAGGCTCTCCGCGAAGCGATGCCCAAGATCATGAAGTATGTGGGCGGCACCAATGACAAAG GAATTGGCATGGGCATGACAGTCCCGATTTCTTTTGCCGTGTTTCCCAACGAAGACGGCTCCCTACAGAAGAAACTGAAAGTCTGGTTCCGGATTCCAAACCAGTTTCAAAGCAGCCCCCCGGTTCCCGGTGATGAGAGCGTGAAGATCGAGGAGCGGGCGGCCATCACCGTCTACTCCAC GCAGTTCGGTGGCTATGCCAAGGAAGCAGACTACGTTGCTCACGCCAGCCAGCTACGGACCGCCCTGGAGGGCACGCCAGCCACCTACCAGGGTGATGTCTACTACTGTACGGGATATGACCCTCCCATGAAGCCCTATGGACGTCGTAATGAAGTCTGGCTTGTGAAGACATGA